Proteins found in one Physeter macrocephalus isolate SW-GA unplaced genomic scaffold, ASM283717v5 random_39, whole genome shotgun sequence genomic segment:
- the GADD45B gene encoding growth arrest and DNA damage-inducible protein GADD45 beta — protein MTLEELVACDNAAQKMQTVSAAVEELLVAAQRQDRLTVGVYESAKLMNVDPDSVVLCLLAIDEEEEDDIALQIHFTLIQSFCCDNDIDIVRVSGMQRLAQLLGEPAETQGTTEARDLHCLLVTNPHTDAWKSHGLVEVASYCEESRENNQWVPYIPLQER, from the exons ATGACACTGGAAGAGCTCGTGGCGTGCGACAACGCGGCGCAGAA GATGCAGACCGTGAGCGCCGCGGTGGAGGAGCTGCTGGTGGCCGCGCAGCGCCAGGACCGCCTCACCGTGGGGGTGTACGAGTCGGCCAAGCTGATGAATGT GGACCCTGACAGCGTGGTCCTGTGCCTCCTGGCTAttgacgaggaggaggaggacgataTCGCCCTGCAGATCCACTTCACGCTCATCCAGTCCTTTTGCTGTGACAACGACATTGACATCGTGCGGGTGTCAGGAATGCAGCGCCTGGCACAGCTGCTGGGCGAGCCGGCCGAGACTCAGGGCACCACCGAGGCCCGGGACCTGCACTGCCTCCTGGTCACG AACCCTCACACAGACGCCTGGAAAAGCCACGGCCTGGTGGAGGTTGCCAGTTACTGCGAAGAGAGCAGGGAGAACAACCAGTGGGTCCCCTACATCCCCCTCCAGGAGCGCTGA